The following are encoded together in the Trachemys scripta elegans isolate TJP31775 chromosome 7, CAS_Tse_1.0, whole genome shotgun sequence genome:
- the FAM241B gene encoding protein FAM241B — protein sequence MVRILANGDIVQDDDPRVRANAQHRENTSRQEFFNEVPNAGRVPPQQQAARPGGRSPFSELNQQLVNMGFPLWSLGNQVVEPVMSILLLFLLMMVGVRGLLLVGLIYVVSHLSQR from the exons ATGGTCCGGATTTTGGCCAACGGAGATATTGTACAGGATGATGACCCCCGGGTGAGAGCAAATGCTCAGCACAGGGAGAACACCTCCCGGCAG GAGTTTTTCAATGAGGTGCCTAATGCAGGCCGTGTTCCACCGCAGCAGCAAGCTGCCAGGCCGGGGGGGCGCTCTCCGTTTTCGGAACTGAACCAGCAGCTAGTGAACATGGGATTCCCCCTCTGGAGCCTCGGTAACCAGGTGGTGGAGCCGGTGATGTCCatcctgctgcttttcctcctcATGATGGTGGGCGTGCGTGGCCTTCTGTTGGTGGGCCTTATTTACGTGGTCTCACACCTGAGCCAGCGGTGA